The Denitrificimonas caeni genome has a segment encoding these proteins:
- the pal gene encoding peptidoglycan-associated lipoprotein Pal, whose amino-acid sequence MQMLKFGKLAALSLALAVAVGCSSKGGDASGEGAIDPNAGYGADTGAVDGSYDSNRNEEAALRAITTFYFEFDSSDLKPEAMRALDVHARDLQGNGARVVLEGHADERGTREYNMALGERRAKAVQRYLVLQGVSPAQLEPVSYGEERPMVTGHDESAWSQNRRVELRK is encoded by the coding sequence ATGCAAATGCTTAAATTCGGTAAACTTGCTGCTTTATCATTAGCTTTGGCTGTAGCAGTTGGTTGTTCATCTAAAGGCGGCGACGCTAGCGGTGAAGGTGCAATTGATCCGAATGCTGGCTATGGCGCAGATACTGGTGCTGTTGACGGTAGCTATGACAGCAACCGTAACGAAGAAGCAGCACTGCGTGCGATCACAACCTTCTACTTTGAGTTTGACAGTTCAGACTTGAAGCCAGAAGCCATGCGTGCGCTGGATGTGCATGCCCGTGATTTACAAGGTAACGGTGCACGTGTTGTCTTAGAAGGTCACGCCGATGAGCGTGGTACTCGCGAATACAACATGGCATTGGGTGAGCGTCGTGCTAAAGCAGTACAGCGCTACTTAGTTCTGCAAGGTGTTTCACCTGCACAGCTTGAGCCAGTATCTTACGGTGAAGAGCGTCCAATGGTGACTGGTCATGACGAAAGTGCATGGTCACAAAACCGTCGCGTTGAACTACGTAAGTAA
- the tolB gene encoding Tol-Pal system beta propeller repeat protein TolB, translated as MVQAADPLLISGGNDRAIPIAVVPFAWQGGNALPEDLAEIIGNDLRNSGSFQPIAPQNMISQPAQANEVIFRDWSAIGAQYILVGNITANGSNLQVRYAVLNVSTEQVMLSGEVSGAVAQLRDLAHHIADQAYEKLTGIKGAFSTRLLYVTAERSSPTNTRYTLQRADYDGARAVTLLQSREPILSPSFAPDGKHIAYVSFEQKRPRIFVQNIETGHREQVTDYEGLNGAPAWSPDGKRLAFVLSRDGNPEIYVMEMGSRQIRRITNHAAIDTEPFWGKDGQTIYFTSDRSGKPQIYRMNINGGAAERVTFIGNYNANPKLSADEKTLVMIHRQDGYTVFKVAAQDLERGTLRVLSDSSLDESPTVAPNGTMVIYATHHQGKGVLMLASINGRVRLPLPSIQGEVREPSWSPYLN; from the coding sequence ATGGTGCAGGCGGCGGATCCTTTGTTGATTTCAGGCGGTAATGACCGCGCTATTCCCATTGCAGTGGTGCCTTTTGCTTGGCAGGGCGGTAATGCCTTGCCGGAAGATTTGGCGGAAATTATCGGCAATGACTTGCGTAACTCCGGCTCGTTTCAACCTATTGCGCCGCAAAATATGATCAGTCAGCCGGCGCAAGCCAATGAGGTTATTTTTCGCGACTGGAGTGCGATTGGCGCGCAATATATCTTGGTGGGCAATATTACTGCCAATGGCTCGAACCTGCAGGTTAGATATGCTGTTTTAAATGTTAGCACAGAGCAGGTAATGCTCAGTGGTGAGGTGTCTGGCGCAGTGGCGCAGTTGCGTGATTTGGCTCACCATATTGCTGATCAGGCGTATGAAAAACTTACCGGTATTAAAGGCGCGTTTTCTACTCGTTTGTTGTATGTCACTGCCGAGCGCTCTTCGCCAACCAATACGCGCTACACCTTGCAGCGCGCTGACTATGATGGTGCCCGTGCGGTAACCTTGTTGCAGTCGCGCGAACCGATTTTGTCGCCGTCTTTTGCCCCAGACGGTAAGCATATTGCCTATGTCTCATTTGAGCAGAAGCGTCCGCGTATTTTTGTGCAAAACATTGAAACCGGGCACCGCGAGCAAGTGACCGACTATGAAGGTCTAAATGGTGCACCTGCTTGGTCACCGGACGGTAAGCGCTTGGCGTTTGTGTTGTCCCGCGATGGCAACCCTGAAATCTATGTGATGGAAATGGGATCACGCCAAATACGCCGTATTACCAATCATGCGGCCATTGATACGGAACCTTTTTGGGGTAAAGACGGCCAAACGATTTACTTCACATCTGACCGCTCGGGGAAGCCGCAAATTTACCGGATGAATATCAATGGTGGCGCAGCAGAGCGGGTAACTTTCATTGGTAACTACAATGCCAACCCGAAATTATCCGCCGATGAAAAGACTTTAGTGATGATTCATCGTCAAGATGGTTACACGGTTTTCAAGGTGGCAGCGCAAGATCTTGAGCGCGGTACGTTACGCGTGCTCTCAGATTCAAGTTTAGATGAGTCGCCTACTGTTGCACCTAATGGAACAATGGTAATCTATGCCACCCACCACCAGGGCAAGGGTGTCCTGATGCTTGCATCTATCAATGGGCGGGTGCGGCTCCCACTACCTAGCATACAAGGCGAAGTCAGAGAGCCTTCATGGTCCCCTTACCTAAACTGA